Proteins encoded in a region of the Raphanus sativus cultivar WK10039 chromosome 8, ASM80110v3, whole genome shotgun sequence genome:
- the LOC108818981 gene encoding carbon catabolite repressor protein 4 homolog 4-like has product MFNNTLLHLPRPILPSFASCRACRKILSKRMSTAMEPKVRKFESVKGADLDSISKPDGINLRLVSYNILAQVYVKSSFFPHSPPACLKWKARSHAILSVLKTLQADFFCLQEVDEYDSFYRKNIESLGYSGIYIQRTGQRKRDGCAIFYKPSCAKLVTKERIEYNDLLDSVKADSASCNEQKIETSNEAKGVEKAKDKKDSGKDSRDLNDPQVRLKRDCVGIMAAFRINKPFHHMVIVANTHLYWDPELADVKLAQAKYLLSRLAQFKTLISDEFGCTPSLLLAGDFNSIPGDMVYSYLVSGYTKPSETIEEEEEAPLPMCSVYEMTRGEPKFTNCTPGFTNTLDYIFLSPSDFIKPVSILQLPEPESPDVVGFLPNDHHPSDHLPIGAEFEISRE; this is encoded by the exons ATGTTTAACAATACTCTGCTTCATCTTCCTCGTCCCATTCTTCCTTCTTTCGCCAG TTGTCGAGCCTGCAGGAAGATTCTTTCAAAAAGAATGAGTACTGCAATGGAACCTAAAGTTCGAAAATTCGAATCTGTTAAAGGAGCTGATCTTGATTCAATAAGTAAACCTGATG GCATCAATCTCCGTCTGGTTTCCTATAACATACTAGCTCAG GTTTATGTGAAAAGCTCATTTTTCCCACACTCTCCACCTGCCTGCCTCAA ATGGAAAGCTCGTTCACATGCCATTCTTAGCGTTCTGAAAACCCTCCAGGCTGACTTCTTTTGTTTGCAG GAAGTAGATGAGTACGATAGCTTTTACAGAAAAAACATAGAGTCTCTGGGCTACTCTGGAATTTATATTCAGAGAACCGGACAGAGAAAGCGTGATGGTTGTGCAATCTTCTACAAGCCTAGCTG TGCAAAGTTAGTCACCAAAGAACGGATCGAATACAATGATCTTTTGGACTCAGTAAAAGCAGATAGTGCTTCCTGCAACGAACAGAAGATTGAGACCTCCAACGAAGCAAAAGGTGTTGAGAAAGCTAAAG ACAAAAAAGATTCTGGAAAAGACAGCCGTGACCTTAATGATCCACAAGTGAGACTAAAACGCGACTGTGTTGGAATAATGGCTGCTTTTAGGATCAACAAGCCGTTTCATCACATGGTCATCGTGGCCAACACACATCTTTACTG GGACCCGGAGTTGGCTGATGTGAAGCTTGCACAAGCCAAGTATCTACTCTCACGATTAGCTCAGTTCAAGACGCTAATATCAGATGAATTCGGGTGCACACCTTCCTTGTTACTAGCTGGTGACTTCAATTCGATTCCTGGGGATATG GTGTATAGTTACCTAGTATCGGGTTATACGAAACCGTCAGAGACcatagaggaagaagaagaagctccacTACCTATGTGTAGTGTCTATGAAATGACAAGAGGAGAGCCTAAGTTCACAAACTGCACTCCAGGCTTCACAAACACACTTGACTACATCTTCTTATCTCCTTCAGACTTCATCAAACCTGTGAGTATCCTCCAACTACCTGAACCAGAATCTCCAGACGTTGTTGGTTTCTTACCTAATGATCATCACCCAAGTGATCATTTACCAATAGGAGCTGAGTTTGAGATCAGTCGGGAATAG
- the LOC108819092 gene encoding alkylated DNA repair protein ALKBH8 homolog isoform X2, with protein MVQPRFVRPTPSSPSSGAGEPNSSNLYAANCGPAVGLSHDAIAAAFCAFGEVNGVYPADESGVRVIVSFADPFSAKSALEALSGRPCPDLGGRTLHIRYSLLQLPSQVNECVPVSLSSSDLNIPGLFLLPDFVNAEEEKQLLAAVDTQPWIGLAKRRVQHYGYEFCYGTRNVDTKNHLGELPPFVSPVLERISLFPNLDYDPASLKLDQLTVNEYPSGVGLSPHIDTHSAFEDCIFSLSLAGPCIMEFRRYSASTWKVASTTTDEEEKPDTSTCIKKALYLPPRSMLLLSGEARYAWNHYIPHHKIDKVKDKVIRRSPRRVSFTLRKVRNHPCRCEFPQYCDSQQQT; from the exons ATGGTTCAGCCGCGATTCGTCCGTCCGACGCCATCATCACCTTCCTCCGGCGCCGGAGAACCCAACTCCTCCAATCTGTACGCCGCGAACTGCGGGCCGGCGGTTGGGCTGTCGCACGACGCGATCGCGGCGGCGTTCTGTGCTTTCGGCGAAGTGAACGGCGTCTACCCGGCGGACGAGAGCGGCGTTCGCGTCATCGTCTCTTTCGCTGATCCGTTCTCGGCGAAATCCGCTCTAGAAGCCTTGAGCGGTCGGCCATGTCCGGACCTCGGTGGACGGACTCTGCATATTCGATACTCTCTTCTTCAGTTACCTTCCCAG GTGAATGAATGCGTCCCAGTGTCATTGTCTAGTTCAGATTTGAATATCCCAGGGCTCTTCCTTTTACCTGATTTTGTCAATGCCGAAGAAGAAAAG CAATTGCTTGCGGCTGTTGATACTCAGCCTTGGATCGGTCTTGCCAAACGGCGTGTTCAACACTATGGGTATGAGTTTTGTTACGGGACAAGAAATGTCGATACAAAGAACCATCTCGGAGAGCTTCCACCGTTTGTTTCTCCTGTACTCGAAAGAATCTCATTGTTCCCGAACCTTGACTACGACCCAGCAAGCTTGAAACTAGACCAACTAACG GTAAATGAGTACCCATCTGGTGTGGGTTTATCACCTCACATTGACACACATTCAGCATTCGAAGATTGCATTTTCAGCCTTTCTTTAGCTGGTCCTTGCATTATGGAGTTCAGAAGATACTCTGCTTCCACATGGAAAGTAGCCTCAACCACCACAGACGAAGAAGAGAAACCAGATACCTCCACTTGCATCAAGAAAGCTTTATATCTTCCTCCTCGGTCTATGCTCTTATTATCTGGGGAAGCTCGCTACGCTTGGAATCATTACATTCCACATCACAAG ATTGACAAGGTGAAGGATAAAGTGATCAGGAGAAGTCCGAGAAGGGTATCTTTCACATTGCGCAAG GTGAGAAATCATCCTTGCAGGTGTGAGTTCCCACAATATTGCGACTCTCAACAACAAACATAA
- the LOC108819092 gene encoding alkylated DNA repair protein ALKBH8 homolog isoform X1, which produces MVQPRFVRPTPSSPSSGAGEPNSSNLYAANCGPAVGLSHDAIAAAFCAFGEVNGVYPADESGVRVIVSFADPFSAKSALEALSGRPCPDLGGRTLHIRYSLLQLPSQTQVNECVPVSLSSSDLNIPGLFLLPDFVNAEEEKQLLAAVDTQPWIGLAKRRVQHYGYEFCYGTRNVDTKNHLGELPPFVSPVLERISLFPNLDYDPASLKLDQLTVNEYPSGVGLSPHIDTHSAFEDCIFSLSLAGPCIMEFRRYSASTWKVASTTTDEEEKPDTSTCIKKALYLPPRSMLLLSGEARYAWNHYIPHHKIDKVKDKVIRRSPRRVSFTLRKVRNHPCRCEFPQYCDSQQQT; this is translated from the exons ATGGTTCAGCCGCGATTCGTCCGTCCGACGCCATCATCACCTTCCTCCGGCGCCGGAGAACCCAACTCCTCCAATCTGTACGCCGCGAACTGCGGGCCGGCGGTTGGGCTGTCGCACGACGCGATCGCGGCGGCGTTCTGTGCTTTCGGCGAAGTGAACGGCGTCTACCCGGCGGACGAGAGCGGCGTTCGCGTCATCGTCTCTTTCGCTGATCCGTTCTCGGCGAAATCCGCTCTAGAAGCCTTGAGCGGTCGGCCATGTCCGGACCTCGGTGGACGGACTCTGCATATTCGATACTCTCTTCTTCAGTTACCTTCCCAG ACGCAGGTGAATGAATGCGTCCCAGTGTCATTGTCTAGTTCAGATTTGAATATCCCAGGGCTCTTCCTTTTACCTGATTTTGTCAATGCCGAAGAAGAAAAG CAATTGCTTGCGGCTGTTGATACTCAGCCTTGGATCGGTCTTGCCAAACGGCGTGTTCAACACTATGGGTATGAGTTTTGTTACGGGACAAGAAATGTCGATACAAAGAACCATCTCGGAGAGCTTCCACCGTTTGTTTCTCCTGTACTCGAAAGAATCTCATTGTTCCCGAACCTTGACTACGACCCAGCAAGCTTGAAACTAGACCAACTAACG GTAAATGAGTACCCATCTGGTGTGGGTTTATCACCTCACATTGACACACATTCAGCATTCGAAGATTGCATTTTCAGCCTTTCTTTAGCTGGTCCTTGCATTATGGAGTTCAGAAGATACTCTGCTTCCACATGGAAAGTAGCCTCAACCACCACAGACGAAGAAGAGAAACCAGATACCTCCACTTGCATCAAGAAAGCTTTATATCTTCCTCCTCGGTCTATGCTCTTATTATCTGGGGAAGCTCGCTACGCTTGGAATCATTACATTCCACATCACAAG ATTGACAAGGTGAAGGATAAAGTGATCAGGAGAAGTCCGAGAAGGGTATCTTTCACATTGCGCAAG GTGAGAAATCATCCTTGCAGGTGTGAGTTCCCACAATATTGCGACTCTCAACAACAAACATAA